The following are encoded together in the Monodelphis domestica isolate mMonDom1 chromosome 5, mMonDom1.pri, whole genome shotgun sequence genome:
- the TRIL gene encoding TLR4 interactor with leucine rich repeats: protein MEVCWTVSFLLLLGSCFSLPPPPPPSEPICPERCDCQHQQHLLCTNRGLRAVPKTSALPSPQEVLTYSLGGNFIANITAFDFHRLAQLRRLDLQFNQIRSLHPKTFEKLSRLEELYLGNNLLDGLAPGTLAPLAKLRILYVNGNEIGRLSRGSFDGLESLVKLRLDGNSLGSLPDSAFAPLGNLLYLHLEANRIRFLGKNAFAHLGKLRFLNLSGNELQPSLRHPATFGPLRSLSTLILSANSLQQLGGRVFQHLPRLGLLSLSGNQLTHLAPEAFVGLGALRELRLEGNRLRELPATLLDPLGSLETLDLSRNDLSALHPAAFRRLSRLRELNLRENALDSLAGDIFAASPALYRLDLDGNGWTCDCRLSGLKRWMGHWHSQGRLLTVFVQCRHPSALRGKYLDYLDDVQLQNGSCQAPAASSSSPPSVLPVVSTASGAREEQGAPPLGGLGKPQPQQQQRWRALPGVTWDEGVQTHSNNQSGLKLSRRGPDLQHASPSSAPVDRVEEPEGTRPAWKDNGPSWSTPSFQGDASSSFAPSPASDSWQRAEKQRLALKSQERAAPSVAQEMLPPLVSDPCDFNKFILCNLTVEAVGTDTATVRWAVREHRSPRPLDGARFRLLFDRFGQQPKFHRFVYLPERSDTATLRELRGDTPYLVCVEGVLGGRVCPVAPRDHCAGLVTLPEAGHVGGRPGGVDYQLLTLVLLAVNALLVFLALAAWASRWLRRKLRGRRKGGAPVHVRQMYSTRRPLRSMGTGVSADFSGFQSHRPRTAVCALSEADLIEFPCDRFMDSGGGSGGSRRDDHLMQRFAD from the coding sequence ATGGAGGTCTGCTGGACGGTCAGCTTCTTGCTGCTCCTGGGCAGCTGCTTCTCCCTGCCGCCCCCGCCGCCGCCATCAGAGCCCATCTGTCCGGAGCGCTGCGACTGCCAGCACCAGCAGCACCTCCTGTGCACCAATCGGGGGCTGCGTGCAGTCCCCAAGACCAGCGCCCTGCCCAGCCCGCAGGAGGTGCTGACCTACAGCCTCGGGGGCAACTTCATAGCCAACATCACAGCCTTCGACTTCCACCGTCTAGCTCAGCTGCGGCGCCTCGACTTGCAGTTTAATCAGATCCGTTCCCTGCACCCCAAGACCTTCGAGAAGCTCTCACGTCTGGAGGAGCTCTACCTGGGCAACAACTTGCTCGACGGTCTGGCCCCGGGCACCCTGGCGCCCCTGGCCAAGCTGCGCATCCTCTATGTCAATGGCAACGAGATCGGCCGGCTTAGCCGAGGCTCCTTCGATGGCCTGGAGAGCCTGGTCAAACTGAGATTGGATGGCAACTCCCTTGGCTCGCTGCCCGACTCGGCCTTCGCGCCCTTGGGCAACCTACTTTACCTGCACCTGGAGGCCAATCGCATCCGCTTCCTAGGCAAGAACGCCTTCGCGCACTTGGGCAAGCTGCGCTTCCTCAACCTGTCTGGCAACGAGCTGCAGCCGTCGCTGCGCCACCCAGCCACCTTTGGGCCTCTGCGCTCCCTCAGTACTCTCATCCTGTCGGCCAACAGCCTGCAGCAGCTGGGCGGCCGCGTCTTCCAGCATCTGCCCCGCCTCGGTCTGCTTTCCCTAAGCGGGAACCAATTGACTCACCTGGCCCCCGAGGCCTTCGTGGGACTGGGCGCCCTGCGGGAGCTACGCCTCGAAGGCAACCGGTTGCGCGAGCTGCCTGCGACGCTGCTGGACCCGCTGGGCAGCTTGGAGACCTTGGACCTGAGCCGCAACGACCTCTCGGCCCTGCACCCGGCCGCTTTCCGTCGTCTGTCCCGGCTGCGAGAGCTCAACCTGCGGGAAAACGCTCTAGACTCGCTGGCCGGGGATATTTTCGCCGCCAGCCCAGCCCTCTACCGCCTGGACCTGGACGGCAACGGCTGGACCTGCGACTGCCGCCTGAGCGGCTTGAAGCGTTGGATGGGCCACTGGCACTCGCAGGGCCGCCTGCTGACCGTATTCGTGCAATGCCGCCACCCTTCCGCCCTGCGCGGCAAGTACCTGGACTACTTGGACGACGTGCAATTGCAGAACGGCTCCTGTCAGGCTCCGGcggcctcctcttcctctcctccctcagtCCTGCCTGTGGTCTCTACGGCCTCTGGGGCCAGGGAGGAGCAGGGAGCTCCCCCTCTTGGTGGTCTGGGGAAACCCcagccgcagcagcagcagcgctGGCGAGCCCTCCCCGGGGTGACCTGGGACGAGGGGGTCCAGACACACAGCAACAACCAGAGCGGCCTCAAACTAAGCCGGCGGGGTCCAGACCTCCAGCACGCGTCCCCCTCTTCAGCACCCGTGGATCGGGTGGAGGAGCCCGAGGGGACGCGCCCAGCCTGGAAAGATAACGGTCCCTCCTGGTCTACCCCGAGCTTTCAAGGGGACGCCTCGTCCAGCTTTGCCCCTTCGCCGGCCAGTGACTCCTGGCAGAGGGCGGAGAAGCAGCGCCTGGCCCTGAAATCTCAGGAGCGGGCCGCTCCATCCGTGGCCCAGGAGATGCTGCCCCCACTGGTGTCGGATCCGTGCGACTTTAACAAATTTATCCTTTGCAACCTGACGGTGGAGGCGGTGGGCACCGACACCGCCACGGTGCGCTGGGCTGTTCGTGAACACCGCAGCCCGCGGCCGCTGGACGGCGCCCGCTTTCGTCTGCTCTTCGACCGCTTTGGTCAGCAGCCCAAATTCCACCGGTTTGTCTACCTGCCCGAGCGAAGCGACACTGCCACCCTGCGGGAGCTGCGAGGAGACACTCCCTACCTGGTGTGTGTGGAGGGTGTGCTCGGGGGTCGGGTCTGCCCCGTGGCCCCCCGGGACCACTGCGCGGGTCTAGTCACCCTGCCAGAAGCCGGGCACGTCGGGGGCCGCCCTGGAGGTGTGGACTACCAGCTGCTGACCCTGGTACTACTAGCTGTCAACGCTCTGTTGGTGTTCCTGGCACTGGCGGCCTGGGCATCCCGCTGGCTGCGGAGGAAGCTGCGGGGTCGCCGGAAAGGGGGAGCCCCCGTGCATGTGCGTCAAATGTACTCCACCCGACGGCCTCTTCGCTCCATGGGCACCGGGGTCTCCGCAGACTTTTCGGGCTTCCAGTCGCACCGGCCTCGCACGGCAGTGTGCGCCCTCAGTGAGGCGGATCTCATTGAATTTCCTTGTGACCGATTCATGGACAGCGGGGGTGGCAGCGGAGGGAGCAGACGGGACGACCATCTCATGCAGCGCTTTGCCGACTGA